From a single Scomber japonicus isolate fScoJap1 chromosome 12, fScoJap1.pri, whole genome shotgun sequence genomic region:
- the kncn gene encoding kinocilin, with the protein MNTISVGEYHGLRVGSALLGIVAGCIIIGVSRECDADAVGGIFLGAGGLGLLISIYPFIKAWLNINHILPSFGNFRVHPTPANPAPEQPIESLKREGTQSQLNLEHSKSRMGTFVEGAPMAETNPDEGTSSDMPDVLSRRKLKQSPSDQDLP; encoded by the exons GCGTTGGGGAGTACCATGGGCTACGGGTGGGCTCGGCCCTACTCGGCATTGTGGCGGGCTGCATCATCATCGGGGTGTCTAGGGAGTGTGATGCTGATGCTGTAGGAGGCATTTTCCTGGGAGCAGGGGGCCTAG GCCTGCTCATATCAATCTACCCCTTCATTAAAGCCTGGCTTAACATCAACCACATTCTTCCATCCTTTG GAAACTTCAGAGTGCACCCAACACCTGCCAATCCAGCTCCCGAACAACCGATAGAGTCACTAAAAAGAGAAG GGACTCAGAGTCAACTAAATCTGGAGCACTCTAAAAGTCGAATGGGAACCTTTGTGGAGGGGGCACCGATGGCTGAGACCAACCCAGATGAGGG GACTTCTTCAGACATGCCAGACGTCTTATCAAGACGAAAACTTAAGCAGTCACCCTCTGATCAAGACCTGCCATGA
- the tmem275a gene encoding transmembrane protein 275, whose translation MVINERNTGTPVPKKEPQKKNKRTSRPHGLPSPALCCACGLCIMLAGLNITLVGAFAFSTPLPSANPSIIIGPILLLVAFSFFGACCVCSRLPPPHSSRSKVGGRGTGLMGHGGLAGGAAFEIETSEHTLQDTTAVQLSPTSSPGSSRVSSPDREAPDAAPPGACKLFTMETNGPSSVSATVVYSASTAAGGEVRLNLPREEVVT comes from the coding sequence ATGGTCATCAATGAAAGAAACACCGGCACCCCTGTACCTAAAAAGGAGCCACaaaagaagaacaagaggaCGTCTCGCCCTCATGGCCTGCCCAGTCCGGCACTCTGCTGTGCCTGTGGCCTATGCATCATGCTGGCTGGACTCAACATCACCCTGGTGGGAGCATTTGCTTTCAGCACACCGTTGCCTTCTGCCAACCCCTCGATCATTATTGGACCTATCCTACTGCTGGTGGCCTTCTCCTTTTTCGGGGCCTGTTGCGTGTGCAGCCgcctcccccctccccacagCTCGAGGTCTAAGGTGGGTGGCAGGGGCACGGGCTTGATGGGACATGGTGGGCTGGCTGGAGGAGCAGCGTTTGAAATAGAGACCAGCGAGCACACGCTGCAGGATACTACAGCTGTGCAGCTGAGCCCCACATCCTCCCCTGGATCATCCCGGGTGTCCAGCCCAGACAGAGAGGCCCCTGATGCAGCCCCACCAGGAGCCTGCAAGCTCTTCACCATGGAGACCAATGGCCCTTCTTCTGTTTCAGCCACTGTAGTTTACTCAGCCTCCACAGCAGCAGGAGGTGAGGTGAGGCTCAACCTGCCACGTGAAGAAGTGGTGACCTAG